The Paenibacillus sp. 481 DNA window GCTGGCCACGGACGACCGTTTGTCCAGCGTGAGCCTTCGATGCCACATGCCAGCACATAGTTCTCTAAACGGTCAAAATCTGCTCGCGTAATATGCTCGTCCTCTGTCAGCAAAAATTCCGTCTTTACAAAGCGGAATACCGCATCATACTTCCAATAGCCGCTGATCATATCAAGTGCTGCACGCGTCATTTCTACAAAAGGATGGTCCAGCACGGTTCGTTTTTGGTCCATAAAGTAAGGGATGCCCGCATCTTGAAATACGGTACTAATAATGTCACCGTAATCTGCAATATTGCGCACCATGATGGCCATCTCACGCCAACGAACGCCATCTTCACGAGCACGGCGCAGCATTTCACGCGCCGCCGCTTCCACCTCAGCACGACGGTGAACAGCCGCTCGTACCGTAATGCTCGCTTGGTCCGGTGCCGACTGATCGTCGTTGGGACGATGCTGCGATCCCGACTTCGATTCGTGATCGCGGTTACGCCATGGTACTTTTCGCTCGAAATGCCGCTCTAAATGAGCAAGCTGTGAGGCTTGCTTAAAGCGCGGAAGCTGTGTTGGCACTTGCTCCCGACGCTCATCGTCCGCAAGCCGCTCCGCCAAATCTCCCTGCTTGAGATGACTGACACTGCCGATTTCAAACCCGAGCGTTTCAGAAATTTCACGCAGCTTAATAAACGTCGTCGCCGTCGGATGAAACAAATTAAGCTCGTGTGGAACTTCTCCCACCTCATACGGGCGATCCACACATAAGCAAATCGTCATATCGCGCGCATGTAACATCAACGAAGCTAATACCGCGTATTCCTGCGGGGTAAAGCCATGAAAACCATCAATATAAATGGTGGCATTACGCACATAATCCGATTGCGGCATTCCTTCCGCCAGGCGAGCTAAGACGTCTTCACCGTCCAAGTAGTGTTCTGCCAGCTCTGCTTCAAATTCATGCAGCACCCCAGACATATCACGCAGCTTCGCAGATAAGAGCGAATGGCCGCTCATATTCGACTGCACGAACGATAAGTGCTCATCTAGATCCGAAGCTTGGATGCGGTATCGCTTCATTTCATCAAATAGATCGTTTAGTTTCTCGATAAATCCGAACTGCTCGGCGGCCCCTGAAAAAAGCGGCAAGTCCGCTTTACGACGCTGCAATATTTTGTAGAGCAGCATCTTCTTGCCTTCTTCATTGATCGGCGTAAGCGCGGTTCCGCCCGTCTCCTGCATGACACGGTAAGCTAAACGCCGAAAGCTGAGTACTTGGGCACGCAGCATGCCCTTCATTTCTGGTGTTGATACGAGTTCATGTTCCACTTGAAACGTGCCCTGTTCTGGTACGAGTAAAATGATAGGCGGACCATCAGGCTGCTCGCGCAAATGGTGTTTAATCCGCTCAAGCATATGAGTCGTTTTACCGCTTCCCGAGCGGCCGATAATATAATGTAGCGGCATGATGCCCCTCCTCTCCAGACACAATTGTATGTTAATCATTCGTATTATTCGTTTGTAAAAAAAGGAGTGATATGTTAGCCCTTACAGCAAAATCGTCATAAAAGATGTCTCTCACATTATAGCACAGGGCATAAGCGAACTAGAACGCATGTTTGGGAATTTGGAAATGGATCTAATTAATGTTTATAACCATGTATCAAAGCCTAATAAAGACTATTAAAGCTCATAAAGCCTATTAAAAAAGCAACAACACCCAAGCGTCGCTTCTGAACCGGCACATTGGGTGTTGTTATAATGATGTTATTTACGTTTTGAGCGCACTTCAAACACAGCAAACTTCAAATAGTGGCCTTCGTCAACGCCGCCGATTTGTGGATGATCTTTTCCAGCAGCACGCCATTCGATGAGACGCAGTACTTTGCCTGCATCTTGCGCAGCATCCAAAATCGCTTCCATAAAGAGGTCTGGACGCATATGGAACGAGCAACTCGCTGTAACGAGGTAACCACCTTCGTTAACAAGCTTCATTCCTTGCAAGTTAATATCTTTGTAGCCACGATATGCTCCATCCACTGCGCTGCGCGTCTTCGCAAACGCCGGTGGATCAAGGATGACGACATCCCATGTACGGCCGCCGCCAGCTGTCATCGGCTTCGATGTGTCTACTTTTGATTTCTTACTCGTATCCGCCTGCGCCGAACGCTCATCACGCTCATCCAACCCGCGTACTTGTGTCCGCAAGTAGTCAAACGCATCCGCGACAACAAATTCCACGCGGTCGGTGAAACCGTTCAATTCAACGTTACGCTTGGCGCTCTGGATTGCATGATCCGAAATATCGAGGCAGGTCACTTTTTTAGCCCCATATTTACACGCATGCAGCGTAAAGCTACCTGTGTGCGCAAAGCACTCCAGCACAGTTGCACCGTCCCACCACGGGAACGAGACCACTTTGCCGTTCGCATTAACAGGTAGTCGCTCAACGCCTGTGTCTGTTTCCACCGAACGCAGTTCAATGCCACTGCGTCTGCCCCAACCGCGCATAAGCGGAGCGATCGATGCGCGGTTTTCCCGCTGGTCGAAGAAGTAGCCTGTCTTCTGTCCTTCTTCAATATCGACCTCAATAATAAGGTCGTTCTCCTTAACTTGCACGTGACGCGGGCACTCACCGTACAACAGCCCTGTCACTTGCTCCAAGCCTTCACGCTCACGAATCGGCACATCGCTGCGCTCGTAAATGCCTTGCGGCTGCATGACTTCAACGAGTGCTGCTACAATTTCGTCGCGGTGGACATCCATGCCTAGCGTCAAAATTTGTAGGACGAGCACGTCATCAAAGCGGTCAACGATTAGTCCTGGCAAAAAGTCAGCTTCGCCATACACAAGGCGGTATGCCGTTGCATCCCCCAAAAAGCGCTCACGATGTGCCCAGCACTCTTGAAAACGCGCAGCAAAATAAGCTTGATCCAACGCTGCAATCGGCTCATAAGCGATGACGCGCACCGTAATTTGGGATGCAGCATTGTAATAGCCTGTCGCCAAATATTTGCCTTGCGCTGTAACGACATCAACGAGCGCTCCTGCCTGTGGCTCACCTTCTACACGTTCAATTTCAGATTGAAAAATCCACGGATGCGAGCGTTCCGTACGCTTTTTACGCGCTTTTGTTAATACGACTTGCGGTCTCATTACATTCATCCTTCCAGCTTCTATCTCATGATCGATGGATTCCATCAACAGTTGTTTAAAAGTTCGATAAAAAAGTTCATTGGTTCGTTGGTGCTGCACGTTGTCTTCATAACGTGAACACTTGTCATCGTGACGTGAATACTTGTCATCGTGACGTAAAGACAAGCATATAGATGGCTTAAGCGTACTACGCTCGTCCTTTTATTACACATTAGGGAGGAAGGCCGCCATGTTCCAACAAATATGGCTCCCGCTGTTTGGCGGTTTAGCCATCTTTCTATTTGGCATGAAAACGATGGAACTCGCGCTACACGTATGGGCTGGCCCGTATTTACATCGCTTTCTGCATTCATCTACTCGCACGCCAATTAGAGGCATGCTATTTAGTACAGGTATGACAGCACTGCTGCAAAGCAGCACGGCAATTACAGTCATTAGCATCGGCCTCGTCAACGCAGGGCTAATGACTTTTTCTCGTACGCTCGGCATCATTCTTGGCACCAATATCGGAACCTGCCTCACGACTGAGCTTATCGGGTTGAATCTTAACCAATATGCCGCGCCGCTACTCGTACTCGCCGTCAGCTGCTGGATCTTGGCTGTACTTGGCGACGAAGGTGAACTTCCACTCCTTCGACGTCTAGCTGTCCGCGGAGCAGCTTGGTGGCGACCGATTCAATACGGTTCGCTGGCTACTGCTGGGTTTGCCTTTATTTTGCTAGGCATTGAGTGGATGAAACAAATTAGCGAGCCGTTGCAGCAGCGAGGCTTGTTCGCATGGTTTCTAGATCGTTCTGCAGACAACCTCATCTGGGCGCTGGCCGCGGGTATGATTATTACCGCACTCGTCCATAGCAGCGCTGCAATTATCGCTATGGCGATGGGCTTGTCTGCCACAGGTGCGCTGCCCGTTGAAGTCGGCATTGCCATCGTAATCGGTGCTAACGTCGGCACATGCTTTACCGCACTTATCGCAGCAA harbors:
- a CDS encoding class I SAM-dependent rRNA methyltransferase; the encoded protein is MNVMRPQVVLTKARKKRTERSHPWIFQSEIERVEGEPQAGALVDVVTAQGKYLATGYYNAASQITVRVIAYEPIAALDQAYFAARFQECWAHRERFLGDATAYRLVYGEADFLPGLIVDRFDDVLVLQILTLGMDVHRDEIVAALVEVMQPQGIYERSDVPIREREGLEQVTGLLYGECPRHVQVKENDLIIEVDIEEGQKTGYFFDQRENRASIAPLMRGWGRRSGIELRSVETDTGVERLPVNANGKVVSFPWWDGATVLECFAHTGSFTLHACKYGAKKVTCLDISDHAIQSAKRNVELNGFTDRVEFVVADAFDYLRTQVRGLDERDERSAQADTSKKSKVDTSKPMTAGGGRTWDVVILDPPAFAKTRSAVDGAYRGYKDINLQGMKLVNEGGYLVTASCSFHMRPDLFMEAILDAAQDAGKVLRLIEWRAAGKDHPQIGGVDEGHYLKFAVFEVRSKRK
- a CDS encoding Na/Pi cotransporter family protein, with product MFQQIWLPLFGGLAIFLFGMKTMELALHVWAGPYLHRFLHSSTRTPIRGMLFSTGMTALLQSSTAITVISIGLVNAGLMTFSRTLGIILGTNIGTCLTTELIGLNLNQYAAPLLVLAVSCWILAVLGDEGELPLLRRLAVRGAAWWRPIQYGSLATAGFAFILLGIEWMKQISEPLQQRGLFAWFLDRSADNLIWALAAGMIITALVHSSAAIIAMAMGLSATGALPVEVGIAIVIGANVGTCFTALIAAIGGSRSGQFVAWSHVALNVGGAMLFYPLIGQLAAISAYLSADAAGQIAHAQTIFNIAGSLIALPLCYLPIWSRLK